In the Glycine max cultivar Williams 82 chromosome 19, Glycine_max_v4.0, whole genome shotgun sequence genome, cccaccgggcgtcttgtgggcgcgatctctgcaaacaatagatgacatcagaaatcaattgaaccatgtgcatacttacctatgtcatgacggcacagaccaaccgatacatctgcagggggagattggcattgtggtcgccgggcagaatgttactaaatagcaacgtcatattcaataaggaatcttgattgaTCATCAGAAATCAacgagtttttctgaactgaaatgttttatcctctcaaaaagattccttggtcaaccacttgcatattcaataaggaatcttgattgatcttcattgtacaaattatctcttttaagagagatttcttcttttcttcttcttatttctgaaaagggattaagagaccgtgggtctcttattgtaggggattcttgaacacaagggaagggttgtccatgtatggttcagactttgtaaaaggagttttacaaagagagtggaaaatctcaagtgggttgcttgaggactggacgtaggcacgggaagtggccgaaccagtataaatcaagtttgcattcctctcttcccttaaacttcttttatttattgttatttatcttttgctttaaagaagtttattttgaaatgtcttttgagtaattcatgttaagggtgcattgttaatccgaagagagtgaaagtttaattggggaatagtcttcgtatcttaattcaacccccatttttcttaagttaactgaggccatttgtccaacattctattcttgataactcacttctctctaaaaagacaaactttccggaatgataaaatgagctcacatgaacgtcttgaaaacacaatcaatcaaatgcccccctttttttttgaactttttatttttatttttatttttatttttatttttatttttatttttatttttatttctgaaacttatttgttttgaactctttcattgttttacggcacccccaccaacggtcttggaagtcccaaactcaggagcatagGTCGCTTGAGGAaactgaccaatggcttgcacccacttccggtgaaagttgaaaatcctgatgagtcatcagagacatctaacaacagctttcaaaattgccccatgtgtggcatctcttgtcaatgtcaggattttacacgcgattctcctcaaatttcagccagcccatatcaattagaccttgcaccttacgcttcagagccctacaatgctcaatggaatgccccggggcttctccgtgacaagcacacattgcgttcgagtcgtattctcggaaaAGGAGGTTGacgaaccttggttggggttatggctaccattgaattatcaagtagataagggagcaagtcagcataggacaccggaattggggtgaattctacaggctttctcgctgcaaaattcatttcttggttgatgtttttggtttgtgctaaaggtggtgtttgtcattggaagtgcagTAGGTAgtctttgtggttgattttagggatggcctttgtggataactgggcggtgggtaaggagaaggtttgttattggctgagtaataacattgttgggttggtgggaaacttggctgtataggaatggcagtcacagcacgggcttctccttcatcctcaccctcttcatttgccccagttttctcattcgtccaagcaggacgactaaatttgccttttttcagacccacatcgatccttttgccggcgaagaccatatcatcaaagcttgaaggtgtgtagcccaccatcttttcatagtagaacactggtaacatgtctactatcattgtgataatctttttctctgttattgggggcgctacttgagctgccaagtctctccatctttgggcgtatccTTTGAAAGATCCATGCcctctttttgcacatgttctgtatttgcatcctatccgaagccattatactgacactgcctaacgaaggcaaccattaggtccttccaagaatggactcgggaaggttccaagttagtgtaccaagtaacagctaccccagtaagactttcttggaaggaatgtatcagcaattcctcatttttgtgtatgcccccatcttccgacaatacatctttagatggttcttggggcaagtagtccctttgtactcgtcaaagtccagcaccttgaacttgggaggggtgatgatatcgggtactaggaacaactcttctaggttagcaaaggcataatcttcacctccttcaatggccctgagcctttcctctagatgatccaactttcccatttctgccatagcatgagggtttttacttgttgtggaatgcaagaggtgtggttgtgggtgatactgagggccctccaaagtgttttgcaggggcatatcaccaactgcttgcccttcagtggcctgtccgaggcaaggctcgaagtcggctagattgtggtggggaatttcatatgtctcccccatggtttaagAGACATATGCATGATcggtttggggttgttggctctcaatgggtataggagtgaaGTTATTTACATCcccattgggagtgtacgccacattgggtggtgtataattGGGAgacaagccatatggcgggaaggcgtgctcgttttgaatttgcacattatggggggccgcccgtacttcccaaatctatGCCTACCacatctgaggttggatgattcatttggttgattccggatggggacatcaggttcaccttagcaacaacgctggtagcggcaattgcaattgcaaccgcattggcttccattatcttcttcacgctcatcatggcctccatcattgcggccatttgctctttcatggcctccatgtcagcctccatctactcttgtacctcctccgctttacccattactctagctctagcacaggttcggtgagggcaccgtaaagcatgattttttattttttataacaatgattaagttctttttttttttcaaggaaagaatgtaatgagcaatgcaaccattgaaaagtatggatgtatgcgaatgatgcatagttgaagtattgcgaatttttacgcaggacatggggttgaatcaatttagattttcaacatggtccatgacatctttgtcaaggtgaaactggaagtaacagggacatcgacagccctaaatgtgtttggcagtagacgaaacagcgatgtaacacgatcaatcttttgccccaattttttttaagatggttacttccatacttcaacttgacttgatgaaccttttcgtaaaagcacgagcttggttcaaccccataacccagggaatggcaattttgatcgccaatacttcatcaacaattcatagggataaaagactcgggaatatgcatgctatgcatggaaaatgtaattatgagatttgaGATGCCCGCAGAAACATCCTTTCtcagttaaccatgcattaggtaccatgttcaatcattttgttttgttgtttgtgttttttttttaattttagaaatgggtttatgatcccaacatggttggctcatggtacctaacacatgcaactaaaaatgcatcatgaattttcatgcttccctttttttgtttttgttttgtagaggaaaatacaaggatcatgtatgagcaaacatgtagaacaaaaagtatgttgaatgcatatgcatgatgatgcaatgactcatgcaaaatgggaatgtgataacggacaaatgcaggaacgatatgttcattatgatgttgaagagatgtttatgtggtgcatgatatgaatgcatttacggacacgagagcccggaaaattatctctcttTATTGCACATTtagggggcgcagtgccccatgtgtgcagttaagaagacgatatggatcttccggcttcccatgacaaaagacgagacccacatacaacgcatgtgtgacggtatgatgcagatgcgcatgcatgaaacggaaagaaagcaacacaaaggggtaattcacacatacgagactgcagagatccaactttaatgctacgttttgggcatgatggcgcctcaacgtagtattaaaaaggttacatattactctaaagaaaccaaacatcactagcaaaactataaactagtgctatttaccaaaaaatgcatgagaacgaatggcacggagcgtttttgctctttgcccctatttgggaacctataggacaatatctatgggtctctaataactactccccaacaattcataactcacacggctattttctagaggtatcattactcaagataataatattgtggcggtatggcataccagcgacaacacattataatgagagaaagctctagacgaggtttcactattatcaagcaagtcggagacctagcatgataatagattcacctccactccttaaattcccatgaacccgggtatagggcccctttttactcaaacccgtgggtgcttagaatgcagtgtaaagaatgcaaaatagacaacagttatttacattttacacagttcaacaaatgcccacacaaagtttcacaaatccacaattccttaaaataggcctaactcacaaaaatagtccccagtggagtcgccaattgtcgcaacgtgcccttttgcgggcgagcgaaggcgaggctcacgggtgtgcttttcaaaggaggaaagatgcgcggagtcgccaccaacatttatttgtggaaaacgtcggaaaaaccgaaggaaaccggtcgaaacgaaaattctaagttcgggagttgtatttacgtttgaggaaggtattagcacctctcacgtttgtctcaaaggacaacagcctatttttcagaattgtggaaattgtgttatcttaacttttagttctttttattttttgaggtcgacaaaagcggggctcttgctcctacgtaccctccatcgaagaggaaatcagacctacgtagttctttcttatgcgtgaatcaagtgattctttttacttgaaaagtgatcattttaaggcgttggaccttaaaaaattatccattttacttggtaagaaactgaaatgataaactttcaaaaccctatttttgtggacgagcttgactaggtgagttgattttagccttagtttcactttagttattagtcaattcaatttacgaatgagaaatcccaaagagaaaacgtccaattgatctttcgcttttattttactaaaaggtatttttttattattatattattattttacctcttttttgatttccaacgtggttacggcacgaccgaacggtcggaattcattttaaccaaaattaacggatgatacaattcaaacgatcggtggaaatttattttatttttagattaagcgagaaatgacttaaataaatgacttaagcacgtcaaaagggggtataaaaagaaaatgaaaacgagaataaaaatacatgaaacaaaatgtggaccaccacgggtacatagaatgaattgaaaagctcggtttgaggtacttacccgttgaagattgaagaaaacgaagaacgaacgatgaatcttgaagaacggtcgagaatcttcgcgtaatttctcacggaaacgttacggaagcgcctcggcttggattttcttcacggaaataattttcctcagcaatttcgagagagagagaagtgcctaagaggctgaacccttttcttcttcacttctccccctatttatagcaaaataggggagaagcttgccacccagctcgcccaggcgagcaaggttgcttcctccagaagcaacagccttctggaggaatcttctggagggcccaagtgggcctgattgctatttgcacccccctttttactaaatgcacctccttctatttttttgtaattctttttccgtaacgttacgaaacgttacgaatttcgtaacgatacttattttccttccgcaaggttacgaatcgttacggattatgtatttactcttttttagctttcgaagaagttacggaaactcacggattacgcaaaaacacctcttttcgatttccgccacattacggaatttcacggatcgcgcgaacctgcttccttttgatttctgagacgtctcgggacttcatttattgcatgtcatcaagtaataatccccggacgaaattagggtatgacactaatcaCTTAGTTGAGTATTAtctaaatggaaaaagaaagttAAGATATATGTAGTAAAAGAATGATAATATGAAACACGCTTGGAAATTGGAATAATGCACAATTAGGGAATATTAGATGTACTTGTCCTCTTTCTCAGAAGATTCTCCGCAGgactcttttactttttcttgcATTGCCTGCTGTAATTTCACAAACTTATCTTCCTTTGCAGCTATGGCTTGTTGAATGTCTAGGATTTGGCtctggaaatttttttctagtgCATCCAtctagaaaaaacaaaaacagtatATCAAAATGATCAGTTGTAGAAAGACATTTTACATCATTCAGAAAGCTACTACCAGAATCAAGAAAGACAAATTTGCAAATTTGTAAAATTCCTTCCCAGAAAAGATCACACTATAAAAATTATACgtctgtaacatcccattttttttcgtaaataaatttaaaaagctttttagtataaataaataaataaataaatatagagcaaataataggctgagtaccctaggtataaatagttatgttaagtcagatgcctccttttggcctcattttcgtttttccccttctcctctcaaaaccctttctttttcccgcagcccacaaaACCTGTCTCTGTAAAACGATGATCCCGGACTCATTCAccattggatcgtcgtgaaCTTTGAGTACCACGTTTGAAACCCAATTccaaacattctcaccgttgggaattttaaaataatatatgagcTTAGAGGataacccttcgcattgtagcctttaattttcccgcagaaacccagaactgtctcggtaaaactaagatcccggtttcgttaaccgttggattttcatgaaaattggatatgttgttcgaaattcaattacTCACACTTTCaacgttgggatttgcgagaaaATATTCATGGAGGGAGAAAAACGAATTGCGTGaggacagtacaagtggaggtttcaatctcttctccgtctctgacgtttgggaattctatcggtgcagtcggaggaataactggagGAATCCCAGGAAAcagctagagatgctgctatcgctggctgaagacacgtgagtccgctcagaggtaagggatgagttattcacaattgggaattagtgagaacatgtgtaggaatccttaaagatatcaattggaatgggttttgggggtgtttttgcaattttcattttatccttataattattacagtaaattatatatgtttgacagaccaattgttgtgaaattgatatgttattgtgttgagcgtgaatCCTATAAATCgagtattttttgtaattaatatgaattgatgaaataatgtaaggataaatttagagagagatattgattttgtattttctctttttcttgctttttaggtttttatatataattttaaaaaataaatatcataattgaaattgaccaaagtgttcatataattatttagaatttgtgcattgaaagcttactttgtaattagtgattcaatatgatgtatgctagtttatatatatagaggtagttatttatataaataatttatgtaaataatattgtagagtgttatagtgtgattccaaaaattattaagtgttggagtttgagaatattatggttaaatttgatgaacatgtgtatgttgtaccttatgaatatcattaggaatgttatgagatggttgatgtgatgttataagatgttaaagtgtggacatgatattcaattgtgaataagtggatgtgtttaacacttgatgttacattaattatattgtgagctatgaattatacaataacccgaccagtatTTATGCGCAATGTTatagagaaagtgtaggttcctagttaggaactagtgttaaattgtagcgcaattgtgttaaacatgtttgaaacatgagtgcgaggtcgtggtattgtataattcatgagcagtgcttacAAATGAAATATgagatgaattgtggaataatatgttaccttaagattataatattgttattgagattgagtaaaagtgtaaagtagaataggtgttgaattgtgagatacgtaaaaacatgtgatggtggattgtgacattatgagatgtgaaattgtgaatgagttttggtcgtgaataagtgtgtgattaactcttgatgtgacattattggTGTTGTAacctgtgaattgtacaataacccgaccagtgttatcttgagaaaagtgttgaagagaaagtgtaggtttcctatttaggaaccagtgttaaagagaaagtgtaggtttcctatttaggaaccagtgttaaattatagcgtaatatgttgtacgtgtttaacacacgagtgtgaggtcgtgggtattgtataattcgcgagcagtgtctgtgtgctaaaatgattttaggggttggacctgaatcaggagggaggggccctgatggactcttcggagtgtaggccttgggggtcaccgggtttgagtgctcctttaagcctatgctgatcccatatggttggagcattctcgcaaaacatcgtgaccctgactggtctccctatgatcttactttgtgagagtgacctgacaaacccattgtgtgttgtgtcttgttatgtactcctaagcgccccaaggtgatttttcactgacatggtaccacattgcatataggcttgagtcttagcataactgtctcatgcgcttgctaattgtttattatgaaattgaggtgttattatgtcttgatcagagcgtgtgattcttgtgtgatgtgattgatgattgaaaagtgtgattgatggatgaaaagtgaactttgaatgacaaagtggtggaattacgtgaattacatgtaagtaagttttatttggtttatatgatatgtatatctagttgtcttgtttctctattagttaggaatgtgataactcactctcggtttgctatttgtgtttggatcctgtgatgatcttgaactttgtgcacgggggagcagatgactacgTGAACTGCTTTAAGGAATTTTGTGCTGAAGGAGGtcgggacacaacgctctgataagatgtgacattgggatataagtttttatattaattttatgatgttagtctattttatttcacctcactgatttaacaaaatatttttgtaaattttgacggccttatttcgagtcaaatttgtttttaataagttttatttggtaattgaagtgaatgtgaaccttttacccatgtgattttgtttaccaatatatatatatatatatatatatatatatatgtcggggtagagggtgtcacaatgtCAATATATGCTTGAGCAGACACCAAAAATATGGAAGTGAGAAGTACAGAACAAATAAATCAAGTTGTAAGAATAAGTAAAATAGCTTTAACTTATCGGTTTGGTTTCTCATAGATATCATATTGTTTCATAAAGGCAGCCACCATTCACTAGCATATATGATTACCCTCAAAATATAAAGCATTGTAACCAATTTTATGCATAAAAGTTTTCAATCATATGATAACAATCAGAGCTTCTTGCAAAACCCAATGagcacaacaacaataatattaattgaattCCAGCCACATAACCTTACCTCCTTGTTTTGTTGGTCAACACGGTTTTCTTCGGTTGTCAAGCTTAACTTCTCACTTATTCTCAATAAAGAGTCTGTACCTACTTGTGATTTGATTTGTTCTTTGGCTACCATGCTCTTATAATAGTCAAGATTCTGACTATCATCATTAATATGTTTTATCTTGCTCTCAACCATCTCTTGATATGATCTCATTTCAAACTTCAATTTTGTCTTTCCTAGAGAATATACATGTATCAGaactttcatttaaaatattaaatgattgccaaacaagagaagaaacgcaaaaataacacaagtttcccTCTCTTTTCCTAAAGAGAATAGACGATTGCCAACTAAGAATTACTAGACTACCAAACTCTAAGAAAAGTAGAGCTTCCATATTCAAGTTGATCACCAATTAtctcaataagaaaaaaattgtataggAAAACTgattaagagaagaaaaaaaaattacttctagAGTGCTTGTTGAAAATATCCAAATCTTCTTTAGAAGCCAAGTAACCATAAAGTTGGCGCTTCCCACCTGGGAGAAATGGATTCTGATAGCAATCCCAAGCCTCCCTATCTATTCCTTGCTCTTTAAAATGCTTGTGGAGCCGCAAGGCTTCTAGATAACCTATCGTGGATTCCTCAAATATTAAGGCACTCATCCCTCGGTGCCCTTGTGGACCATACGAGTGTCGAGCCTTCAATGCAGCATAGTCACAGAAGCAATCAAGGAGTTCTTGGTTCCCCATTCCATTCCACtacaattattataaacttaTGCTACCGATAATTTTTCTTGAGAATCCGATTAAAGTACAATACCTGTCATTACACTGAAAACCAACAGCATGAATACTCAAGTTTTGTCCTTGGTGATCTTTCTTACAGGCATCCCAATAATTGAACATATACATTTTGCCCTTTGTTAGACCGAGTTAAACTAAGGAACGACAGCTTAAGTATTTTGAAAatgcaaagataaaaaaagctGAGGTTTAAAAAGTcagagacaaaaacaaaaacaaaaactcaaGAATTTTATAGGAATGAAAAACTCTGTTAACTAAAATTTTTTCAACTAagttgaatttaaattaaagaggaATCATGAATTTTACTTGGGGGCTGGGGCCGCATGGGCGTTTTCTTTTCCCAAAGGAAATGTTGAGCTGTTATTGCGGTGCTTGGTAGGTCAATGCAATGGAGAAAATTTGCAAACCTTAACTAAattgacaataataatattctatcaagtaactattatttatttcaaatattttaacaaatggGATGTTTGTGCTACATTTTCATATAGAAAAGTATAGCTGGACCCccttatatttttgtttcccTATTATCCAGTCAAGATATTTTTGGTTTGGCATTTTGAATTGGTCTTGTTTGATGTGTGCGCCACAATCCTTTACCAGCtactaattattttgttttcttggaTTGGATATGACTTTGAAGCAAGTCTGCTTTTTTGTCCTTTTCATTAGTAAACTCTCTTTTGAACCATTGCTGCATACTACAAGCCATCAAACAGGGCATTTCTTTGACTTTACTCTACTCCTAGTTGAAAGTTGTTTTGCTTTACTATAATTGCAAGTAAGGATGTTTTTCGATCATCCTATTATTGCTATTAATACGAACCATTCATTAATTTTGTcaagaattaataaaataaaataatattgattgaTCAAGATAATAGATTTTCCCTCACAAATAAGATTATATGTTTAGTTGAAAAAGTATAGGGACTTTTCAGAttagaaaaatatcattaagAAATGTATCCTTCTGCTCTTGCTACATCcaaagtgaaaaaagaaatctCAGCTCTAGAATCATTAAGAGAGCTTCACAACACATACATTGAGCTAATCAAAGAACAAAAGGATACCAGAGTCAATGGTTGCAATGTCATTTGAGCATATACTTCATCTGTTTCAACATCTGCCTGAAAATTAACACATACTCCAGTTCACTGAGTTTACTGTAAATGTAGGCAATCATACCTCATACATaactaaaaggaaaaagatagTATACCCATATGCATTGTGACATTATGAAGTTGGCAAATCAACTAGGGTGGCAAGCTAGGGTAATTGGGAATGTGTCCATCAATTTCTCTGTTAGTTGTGGCAGCAACCTGGAATCAACATTCAACATCATAGGCATCTCAGTTTCCATTTATAGAGAATCTATTGAATTGGTTTCAACATAAAGTTTGCAAGAAACCATCCAGTATCTTCTGTATTATGCAAGTTGACACAATCTAGAGTAGAGTAagtagtaaaaac is a window encoding:
- the LOC100796906 gene encoding protein SUPPRESSOR OF GENE SILENCING 3-like, coding for MGNQELLDCFCDYAALKARHSYGPQGHRGMSALIFEESTIGYLEALRLHKHFKEQGIDREAWDCYQNPFLPGGKRQLYGYLASKEDLDIFNKHSRRKTKLKFEMRSYQEMVESKIKHINDDSQNLDYYKSMVAKEQIKSQVGTDSLLRISEKLSLTTEENRVDQQNKEMDALEKNFQSQILDIQQAIAAKEDKFVKLQQAMQEKVKESCGESSEKEDKYI